A stretch of the Bacillus sp. B-jedd genome encodes the following:
- the metG gene encoding methionine--tRNA ligase: MGNKDTFYLTTPIYYPSGNLHIGHAYTTVAGDAMARYKRLRGFDVMYLTGTDEHGQKIQRKAAEEGLTPQQYVDGIVAGIKELWQKLDISYDDFIRTTEDRHKKSVDKLFAQLVEQGDIYLDEYEGWYCTPCESFYTDRQLVEGNCPDCGRPVEKVKEESYFFRMSKYADRLLAYYEENPDFIQPESRKNEMINNFIKPGLEDLAVSRTTFDWGIKVPGNPKHVIYVWIDALSNYITALGYGSDDDSKYRKYWPADVHLVGKEIVRFHTIYWPIMLMALGLPLPKKVFAHGWLLMKDGKMSKSKGNVVNPVTLIDRYGLDALRYYLLREVPFGADGVFTPEGFVERINFDLANDLGNLLNRTVAMIDRYFGGEIPVYSGSVTAFDDSLLKMNRETAEKYEVAMEKMEFSVALSSVWQLVSRSNKYIDETQPWVLAKDEERKAELGSVMAHLAESLRRIAVLLQPFLTRSPERIFSQLGIETESLKSWDRLREFGMIPEGTKVAKGDPLFPRLEIADEVEFIKGEMQGTAVPAQETKQEEKQVEKPETDEISIDEFIKIDLRIAEVVHAEPVKKADKLLKLQLDLGYEKRQVVSGIAEYYKPEELIGRKVICVTNLKPVKLRGELSQGMILAGKTEGTLSLASVDQTLPNGTKIK; this comes from the coding sequence ATGGGAAATAAAGATACGTTTTATCTGACTACCCCTATATATTACCCGAGCGGGAATTTGCATATAGGGCATGCTTATACGACTGTGGCCGGTGATGCAATGGCCCGGTATAAACGCCTTCGTGGCTTCGATGTCATGTATTTGACCGGAACGGATGAACACGGCCAGAAAATTCAGCGAAAGGCGGCTGAAGAAGGGCTGACTCCACAGCAATATGTTGATGGCATTGTGGCAGGAATTAAAGAACTTTGGCAAAAACTAGATATTTCTTATGATGATTTTATCAGAACTACTGAGGACAGGCACAAAAAATCGGTCGACAAGCTTTTTGCCCAGCTTGTCGAACAAGGGGATATTTACCTTGATGAATACGAGGGCTGGTACTGCACACCTTGTGAATCCTTTTATACAGACCGGCAGCTTGTGGAAGGCAACTGCCCTGATTGCGGCCGTCCAGTTGAAAAGGTCAAGGAAGAGTCCTATTTTTTCAGGATGAGCAAATATGCCGACCGGCTCCTGGCTTATTATGAAGAAAACCCTGACTTCATCCAGCCTGAGTCGCGGAAGAATGAAATGATCAATAACTTTATCAAACCAGGCCTTGAGGACCTAGCGGTTTCCAGGACAACATTTGATTGGGGAATCAAAGTGCCGGGCAATCCAAAGCATGTTATTTATGTATGGATTGACGCTTTGTCAAACTACATAACCGCCCTTGGTTATGGAAGTGATGATGATTCGAAATACCGTAAATATTGGCCGGCGGATGTCCATCTTGTGGGGAAGGAAATTGTCCGTTTCCATACCATTTACTGGCCGATCATGCTGATGGCCTTGGGACTTCCTTTGCCGAAGAAGGTTTTTGCCCATGGCTGGCTTTTGATGAAGGACGGCAAGATGTCAAAATCAAAAGGAAATGTTGTCAATCCGGTCACACTGATCGATCGATACGGCCTGGATGCGCTCAGGTATTATTTGCTGAGGGAAGTTCCTTTCGGTGCGGACGGCGTCTTTACTCCGGAAGGATTTGTGGAGAGGATCAACTTTGATTTGGCCAACGACCTTGGCAATTTGCTGAACCGTACTGTCGCGATGATTGACAGATACTTTGGCGGCGAAATTCCGGTTTACAGCGGTTCTGTGACAGCATTTGATGACAGTCTCTTGAAGATGAATAGAGAAACGGCTGAGAAATATGAGGTCGCCATGGAAAAGATGGAGTTTTCTGTCGCGCTATCAAGTGTCTGGCAGCTTGTCAGCCGTTCCAACAAGTACATTGATGAGACCCAGCCTTGGGTACTGGCTAAAGATGAGGAGCGAAAAGCTGAACTTGGTTCTGTCATGGCCCATCTCGCTGAATCCCTCCGCAGGATCGCGGTACTGCTTCAGCCATTCCTGACAAGGTCCCCGGAGAGGATTTTCAGCCAACTCGGAATTGAAACTGAATCGCTGAAGAGCTGGGACCGCCTGCGTGAATTTGGGATGATTCCAGAGGGGACAAAAGTAGCCAAGGGTGATCCGCTGTTCCCGCGCCTTGAAATAGCCGATGAGGTAGAGTTCATCAAAGGGGAAATGCAAGGGACTGCTGTGCCGGCTCAAGAAACAAAACAGGAAGAAAAGCAAGTTGAAAAGCCAGAAACTGATGAAATTTCAATCGATGAATTCATAAAAATAGATTTACGGATCGCGGAAGTCGTCCATGCCGAGCCCGTCAAGAAGGCTGATAAGCTTTTGAAGCTTCAGCTTGACCTTGGTTATGAAAAGCGCCAGGTTGTCTCAGGGATCGCCGAGTATTACAAACCCGAGGAACTGATTGGCCGGAAAGTAATCTGCGTGACCAATCTGAAGCCTGTGAAATTGCGCGGAGAACTTTCCCAGGGGATGATTCTTGCGGGGAAAACAGAGGGAACGCTTTCGCTAGCATCAGTTGATCAAACTTTGCCGAACGGAACGAAAATTAAATAA